The following nucleotide sequence is from Cardiocondyla obscurior isolate alpha-2009 linkage group LG10, Cobs3.1, whole genome shotgun sequence.
GCCTCTCGTTGATTCGGATTCGTTGCGAAGCGAAGCAAGGATGCAGCGTAGTAACATACTCTGCGTGACAAGTATCCAGCTGTTGCAGAgacgtttctttaaaaagtaCCACGTAAGGGTTAGATTTGCACCCAGTCCTACCggtaataatttctaatttatagcCAATTTTTTGGCGATGGCCACTTACGTTTTAAAAAGCATGAATTTCTCTGTTCTTCATACATGTGTTTGTTTTAGGCCACTTGCACTTAGGAGGATTGCGTACTgcattgtataattatttatttgcacgcAATAACAATGgcacatttattttaagaattgaGGATACAGATCAAACAAGAACAATCCCTGGAGCAATAGAAAAACTTCAAGATGATTTGTTGTGGGCAGGGATTATATCTGATGAGGATCCTACTAGAGGGGGTCCCTTTGGTCCTTATTTGCAATCATCAAGGCTTGAATTATACAAGTATGGAAATATCTTATAGAATATTGTTTTcataacaaataatttcattCAAAATCTTGTGAATTATCTTACAAATTTGTTGTCATTTTCAGGGAGCAAGTACTTAATCTCTTGAACAATGAATCTGCTTATTACTGCTTTTGTACAGAAAACAGGCTGGcattattaagaaaagaagCAATGAAATGTGGACAAATACCCAGATATGATAATAGATGTCGGCATTTTACTAAGGATGAAGTAAAAGAAATGCTTCGAAAAAATTTGTCTTATTGCATTAGATTTAAggtatatttctatttttaatttataatttgacaAATAGTACACTAATAGTACACTAACAGTTGTAGATTTGTAACAATTacttttgttatatattaGTTATCGTCCACACCTGAAACTTTTCATGATATAGTTTATGGAGATGTCTTTCATGATGTTACCAAATCTGAAGGAGATCCAGTCATTATAAAATCAGATGGTTATCCTACTTATCATTTTGCAAATGTAGTTGATGATCATTTTATGGAAATATCTCATGTCTTACGTGGCATTGAATGGCAAGTTTCTACGTCTAAACACATAATGCTTTATaagtatgtaattattatctacttaaaataattaaatctgtaatattttttatatattataattttatctgttATAGAGCATTTGGCTGGGATCCTCCTATATATGGACATTTACCTTTAATATTGAATGTGGATGGATCCAAGTTATCAAAAAGACAAGGTGATATAAAGATTGAGTCATTTAGAAAACAGGGTATATTTCCATTAGcgttgttaaattatataataggGGCTGGTGGTGGTTTTAATAGAAAATGGGAGGACCAAGATCTTTACAGCTatcaagaattaattaaacaggTAATTGCtacagataataaaattttttctatacaCAGTGTCTCAAACAACAATGTTGCTTTTGAAAACTATGaataggaaattaaaattaaaaacgtaaagtcatatataattttataaaattgtcgatagttattgaaaaaaaaaaaaaaattaaaacgtttagttttttcctaattttttgattattctatttaaaacttttttttttttttttttatctcattgAATTTCCGATCTAAAACTGACGTTTTGAACCTCCTAgcgatatttaagaaattatatttgacgTATAAAactatgtatatgtatatgtgtatggtgtaaaatatttatatattttttattttctatttcagtTTGatattagtaaaataaaattgaattctGGGAAACTCATGCCTGATAAACTATATGAATTTAACAAGATGGAAATagcaaatttattacaaaataaaaaaaatcataaattttttattgagagaattaaaaaattagtgttAGAAGCATTTTCAGGACAGTAcgcttaatttatatttatatatatatttagtattattaaaaatattcttgtaaGATAcctgtattatttttattttaggaaaAATGTTGGAAATTTGCAATTAGATGATGATCATATAATAACTACATTGAAGTGGGCACAAAACAGAATATTGACACTCAATGATCTTGTTAAAGAAGATTTAGCATTTTTATGGATTGTTCCATCTTCTATGCCAAACGTTAAACAAACTGGATGTTCAGGTATTAAAGTTTCTTCAATCAGGttcaatttatcaaaattacgtTACATGCTATTATTTCAgacgcaattaaattattaaacgcggAATTAGTTGAAATAGACGCTAGTAATTACAAAACCGATTGGATGATACTATTTTTGAGGGATTTTGCCAAGAAAAATGGAGTTCCATTTGCTACTTTAATGAAAACTCTGAGAAGTGTTATGAGTGGCGTAAAGGTAATtgtaatggaaaaaaaaatattcgtaatgATATATTCATTATATCAATGTTTCGTAGGTCGGACCACCTGTTGCTGAAATGATGGAAATTTTGGGAAAAGACGAAACATTATTGCGGCTACAGCGTTGCGTTTCTTGAGacttaatttacattaattaatcgtgCAGATTAATAGTactatcaaaaataaaatacacttaaaagaaacaagtccattacatatttaatgtaattttgtttaaagtgCA
It contains:
- the Glurs-m gene encoding nondiscriminating glutamyl-tRNA synthetase EARS2, mitochondrial, producing MQRSNILCVTSIQLLQRRFFKKYHVRVRFAPSPTGHLHLGGLRTALYNYLFARNNNGTFILRIEDTDQTRTIPGAIEKLQDDLLWAGIISDEDPTRGGPFGPYLQSSRLELYKEQVLNLLNNESAYYCFCTENRLALLRKEAMKCGQIPRYDNRCRHFTKDEVKEMLRKNLSYCIRFKLSSTPETFHDIVYGDVFHDVTKSEGDPVIIKSDGYPTYHFANVVDDHFMEISHVLRGIEWQVSTSKHIMLYKAFGWDPPIYGHLPLILNVDGSKLSKRQGDIKIESFRKQGIFPLALLNYIIGAGGGFNRKWEDQDLYSYQELIKQFDISKIKLNSGKLMPDKLYEFNKMEIANLLQNKKNHKFFIERIKKLVLEAFSGQKNVGNLQLDDDHIITTLKWAQNRILTLNDLVKEDLAFLWIVPSSMPNVKQTGCSDAIKLLNAELVEIDASNYKTDWMILFLRDFAKKNGVPFATLMKTLRSVMSGVKVGPPVAEMMEILGKDETLLRLQRCVS